A genomic stretch from Camelus dromedarius isolate mCamDro1 chromosome 10, mCamDro1.pat, whole genome shotgun sequence includes:
- the ASB6 gene encoding ankyrin repeat and SOCS box protein 6 isoform X2: MAFLGRNEPEVRGSLPARSSGLGGRSGRLWRLDQQWPELAETAAAGTRPVGILASAEGAAAAMPFLHGFRRIIFEYQPLVDAILGSLGIQDPERQEPLDGPSYVASEESRILVLTELLERKAHSPFYQEGVSNALLKMAELGLTRAADVLLRNGANLNFEDPVTYYTALHIAVLRNQPDMVELLVRHGADINRRDRERLLCSMPWPAVTGCRSTTPRTSGSYWKEGQTSRLPPKMGTPCLPASSSCWVRRWEGTRRRPS, from the exons ATGGCTTTTCTGGGCCGGAACGAGCCGGAAGTGCGAGGGTCACTTCCGGCGCGGAGCAGCGGGTTGGGCGGTAGATCGGGCCGGCTGTGGAGACTGGACCAGCAGTGGCCAGAGCTGGCCGAGACCGCGGCCGCTGGAACGCGCCCAGTCGGCATCTTGGCCTCGGCGGAAGGCGCGGCTGCCGCAATGCCGTTCTTGCACGGCTTCCGGAGGATCATCTTCGAGTACCAGCCGCTAGTGGATGCAATTCTGGGCTCCTTGGGGATCCAGGACCCCGAGCGGCAGGAGCCCCTGGATGG GCCCAGTTATGTTGCCAGCGAGGAGAGCCGAATCCTTGTTCTCACCGAGCTGCTGGAGAGAAAAGCCCACTCTCCGTTTTACCAGGAAGGTGTGAGCAACGCCCTGCTGAAGATGGCTGAGCTGGGACTGACGCGTGCAGCGGACGTTCTCCTGCGGAACGGAGCCAACCTCAATTTTGAAG ACCCCGTCACCTACTACACGGCCCTGCACATCGCCGTCCTGCGAAACCAGCCTGACATGGTGGAGCTGCTGGTGCGCCATGGGGCCGACATTAACCGGAGGGACCGG GAAAGACTGCTCTGCTCCATGCCTTGGCCAGCAGTGACGGGGTGCAGATCCACAACACCGAGAACATCCGGCTCTTACTGGAAGGAG GGGCAGACGTCAAGGCTACCACCAAAGATGGGGACACCGTGTTTACCTGCATCATCTTCCTGCTGGGTGAGACGGTGGGAGGGGACAAGGAGGAGGCCCAGTTGA
- the ASB6 gene encoding ankyrin repeat and SOCS box protein 6 isoform X1 yields the protein MAFLGRNEPEVRGSLPARSSGLGGRSGRLWRLDQQWPELAETAAAGTRPVGILASAEGAAAAMPFLHGFRRIIFEYQPLVDAILGSLGIQDPERQEPLDGPSYVASEESRILVLTELLERKAHSPFYQEGVSNALLKMAELGLTRAADVLLRNGANLNFEDPVTYYTALHIAVLRNQPDMVELLVRHGADINRRDRIHESSPLDLASEEPERLPCLQRLLDLGADVNAADKHGKTALLHALASSDGVQIHNTENIRLLLEGGADVKATTKDGDTVFTCIIFLLGETVGGDKEEAQLINRFCFQVTQLLLAHGADPSECPAHESLTHICLKSFKLHFPLLRFLLESGAAYNCSLHGASCWSGFHIIFERLCSHPGCAEDESHVDLLRKAETVLDLMVTNSQKLQLPENFDIHPVGSLAEKIQALHGSLRQLESYPPPLKHLCRVYIRLYLQPWPVDAKVKALPLPDRLKWYLLSEHSGTVEDDI from the exons ATGGCTTTTCTGGGCCGGAACGAGCCGGAAGTGCGAGGGTCACTTCCGGCGCGGAGCAGCGGGTTGGGCGGTAGATCGGGCCGGCTGTGGAGACTGGACCAGCAGTGGCCAGAGCTGGCCGAGACCGCGGCCGCTGGAACGCGCCCAGTCGGCATCTTGGCCTCGGCGGAAGGCGCGGCTGCCGCAATGCCGTTCTTGCACGGCTTCCGGAGGATCATCTTCGAGTACCAGCCGCTAGTGGATGCAATTCTGGGCTCCTTGGGGATCCAGGACCCCGAGCGGCAGGAGCCCCTGGATGG GCCCAGTTATGTTGCCAGCGAGGAGAGCCGAATCCTTGTTCTCACCGAGCTGCTGGAGAGAAAAGCCCACTCTCCGTTTTACCAGGAAGGTGTGAGCAACGCCCTGCTGAAGATGGCTGAGCTGGGACTGACGCGTGCAGCGGACGTTCTCCTGCGGAACGGAGCCAACCTCAATTTTGAAG ACCCCGTCACCTACTACACGGCCCTGCACATCGCCGTCCTGCGAAACCAGCCTGACATGGTGGAGCTGCTGGTGCGCCATGGGGCCGACATTAACCGGAGGGACCGG ATCCACGAGAGCAGCCCCTTGGACCTGGCCAGCGAGGAGCCAGAGCGCCTGCCCTGCCTGCAGCGCCTCCTGGATCTTGGAGCAGATGTCAACGCCGCCGACAAGCATG GAAAGACTGCTCTGCTCCATGCCTTGGCCAGCAGTGACGGGGTGCAGATCCACAACACCGAGAACATCCGGCTCTTACTGGAAGGAG GGGCAGACGTCAAGGCTACCACCAAAGATGGGGACACCGTGTTTACCTGCATCATCTTCCTGCTGGGTGAGACGGTGGGAGGGGACAAGGAGGAGGCCCAGTTGATCAACCGCTTCTGCTTCCAAGTAACGCAGTTGCTGCTGGCTCACGGGGCTGACCCCAGCGAGTGCCCGGCCCACGAGTCCCTCACACACATCTGCCTCAAGAGCTTTAAGCTGCATTTCCCGCTCCTGCGCTTCCTGCTGGAGTCCGGAGCCGCCTATAACTGTTCTCTGCATGGCGCATCCTGCTGGTCCGGCTTCCACATCATCTTTGAGAGGCTCTGTTCCCACCCAGGCTGTGCCGAAGACGAGAGCCACGTGGACCTACTGCGCAAAGCCGAGACCGTCCTGGATCTCATGGTGACTAATTCCCAGAAACTCCAGCTGCCTGAAAACTTCGACATTCACCCTGTGGGCAGCCTGGCAGAAAAGATCCAGGCCCTCCATGGCTCCCTGAGGCAGCTGGAGAGCTACCCCCCACCCCTCAAGCACCTGTGTCGCGTTTACATCCGGCTCTACCTTCAGCCGTGGCCAGTGGACGCGAAGGTCAAAGCTCTCCCTCTGCCTGACAGGCTGAAGTGGTACCTCCTCAGTGAGCACAGCGGCACCGTGGAAGATGACATCTGA
- the NTMT1 gene encoding N-terminal Xaa-Pro-Lys N-methyltransferase 1 isoform X2: protein MVDVTEDFLVKAKTYLGEEGKRVRNYFCCGLQDFSPEPSSYDVIWIQWVIGHLTDQHLAEFLRRCKRGLRPNGIIVIKDNMAQEGVILDDVDSSVCRDLDVVHRIIRSAGLSLLAQERQENLPDEIYHVYSLALR, encoded by the exons ATGGTGGACGTGACGGAGGACTTTCTGGTCAAGGCTAAGACCtacctgggggaggagggcaagaGAGTGAGGAACTACTTCTGCTGTGGGCTCCAGGACTTTagcccagagcccagctcttACGACGTCATCTGGATCCAGTGGGTAATAG gccaCCTGACCGATCAGCACCTGGCCGAGTTCCTGCGGCGCTGCAAGCGGGGCCTCCGCCCCAACGGCATCATCGTCATCAAAGACAACATGGCCCAGGAGGGCGTCATCCTGGATGACGTGGACAGCAGCGTGTGCCGGGACCTCGACGTGGTCCACAGGATCATCCGCAGCGCGGGCCTCAGCCTCCTGGCCCAGGAGCGGCAGGAAAACCTCCCGGACGAGATCTACCACGTGTACAGCTTAGCCCTGAGATGA
- the NTMT1 gene encoding N-terminal Xaa-Pro-Lys N-methyltransferase 1 isoform X1, which translates to MTSEVIEDEKQFYSKAKTYWKEVPPTVDGMLGGYGHISSIDINSSRKFLQRFLREGPNKTGTSCALDCGAGIGRITKRLLLPLFTVVDMVDVTEDFLVKAKTYLGEEGKRVRNYFCCGLQDFSPEPSSYDVIWIQWVIGHLTDQHLAEFLRRCKRGLRPNGIIVIKDNMAQEGVILDDVDSSVCRDLDVVHRIIRSAGLSLLAQERQENLPDEIYHVYSLALR; encoded by the exons ATGACGAGTGAGGTGATCGAAGATGAGAAACAATTCTATTCCAAGGCCAAGACGTACTGGAAGGAGGTCCCACCCACCGTGGACGGCATGCTCGGGGGGTATGGCCACATCTCCAGCATCGACATCAACAGCTCCCGGAAGTTCCTGCAGAGGTTCCTGAGG GAAGGCCCGAACAAGACGGGAACCTCGTGTGCCCTGGACTGCGGAGCTGGCATCGGGAGAATCACCAAGCGGCTGCTCTTGCCTCTCTTCACGGTGGTGGACATGGTGGACGTGACGGAGGACTTTCTGGTCAAGGCTAAGACCtacctgggggaggagggcaagaGAGTGAGGAACTACTTCTGCTGTGGGCTCCAGGACTTTagcccagagcccagctcttACGACGTCATCTGGATCCAGTGGGTAATAG gccaCCTGACCGATCAGCACCTGGCCGAGTTCCTGCGGCGCTGCAAGCGGGGCCTCCGCCCCAACGGCATCATCGTCATCAAAGACAACATGGCCCAGGAGGGCGTCATCCTGGATGACGTGGACAGCAGCGTGTGCCGGGACCTCGACGTGGTCCACAGGATCATCCGCAGCGCGGGCCTCAGCCTCCTGGCCCAGGAGCGGCAGGAAAACCTCCCGGACGAGATCTACCACGTGTACAGCTTAGCCCTGAGATGA